Proteins found in one Actinokineospora alba genomic segment:
- a CDS encoding helix-turn-helix transcriptional regulator, whose product MAGADSAPSPAALVAAGESALSQGAWERARASFEAALAAETSPEGLDGLARALWWLDRPADAIEARVRAYALFRRAGDVARAVRIALWLAHEYSVVHGNEPAAEGWLARAEHLLADQGNAPERGYLDLAKAERCLDPALAAGHAATALTLARELADSDLELAALSRIGLAKITLGEVDEGLRHLDQAMAAATGEEAATFEAVARTCCSLVLACDIAGDDDRVREWGKVMEGYVHRHNELPLLNFCPTCAADLLSPDESEAELVHALADLADTGRRSRCVDPAVRLSQLRLAQGRIEEAEEALVGYGGSPTAVRADAAIRLARGEPAAAVALLDRQLSLISRSGLLAVPLLAQLVEAQLADGDAEGARTTAEELMGLAQAGTDRVTAIATVAAGRVALATAAPDSVDLLERGAELFGRLRMPYEEARARLELATALRSRNGVLAVVQARSALKGFERLGARHEADRAAAMLRDLGVRGRTGPKDLGLLTEREQEVLRLLARGLTNREIGARLFLSAKTVEHHVGAVLRKLGVKTRTEAAAALSRVEGGE is encoded by the coding sequence ATGGCCGGGGCCGATTCGGCACCCTCACCGGCCGCGCTGGTCGCGGCGGGCGAGTCGGCCCTGTCCCAGGGCGCCTGGGAGCGCGCGCGAGCCAGTTTCGAGGCGGCGCTCGCGGCGGAGACGTCACCCGAAGGGCTCGACGGGCTGGCTCGGGCGCTGTGGTGGTTGGACCGCCCGGCGGACGCCATCGAGGCGCGAGTGCGCGCGTACGCGCTGTTTCGCCGTGCGGGGGACGTGGCCCGCGCGGTGCGCATAGCGTTGTGGCTGGCCCACGAGTACTCGGTGGTGCACGGGAACGAGCCCGCCGCCGAGGGTTGGCTCGCCCGAGCCGAGCACCTGCTGGCCGACCAGGGCAACGCTCCCGAGCGCGGGTATCTGGACCTGGCCAAGGCCGAGCGGTGCCTGGATCCCGCGCTGGCGGCAGGCCACGCCGCGACCGCGTTGACACTGGCCCGCGAGCTGGCCGACTCGGATCTCGAGCTTGCCGCGCTGTCCCGGATCGGACTGGCCAAGATCACGCTGGGCGAGGTGGACGAGGGCCTGCGCCACCTCGACCAGGCCATGGCCGCGGCGACCGGCGAGGAAGCGGCGACCTTCGAGGCGGTGGCGCGAACCTGCTGCAGCCTGGTCCTTGCCTGCGATATCGCCGGCGATGACGACCGCGTCCGCGAGTGGGGCAAGGTCATGGAGGGCTACGTCCACCGCCACAACGAACTCCCGCTGCTGAATTTCTGCCCGACGTGCGCGGCGGATCTGCTCAGCCCGGACGAGTCCGAGGCCGAGCTGGTGCACGCCCTCGCCGACCTGGCCGACACCGGCAGGCGGTCCCGGTGCGTCGATCCCGCTGTGCGGCTCTCCCAACTGCGGCTCGCGCAGGGGCGGATCGAGGAGGCCGAGGAAGCGCTCGTCGGATACGGCGGATCGCCGACGGCGGTGCGGGCCGACGCGGCGATCCGACTCGCTCGCGGTGAGCCCGCCGCCGCTGTCGCGTTGCTCGATCGGCAGCTGTCGCTCATCAGCCGGTCCGGGCTGCTCGCGGTGCCACTGCTCGCCCAACTGGTCGAGGCTCAGCTCGCCGACGGCGACGCCGAGGGCGCCCGGACCACGGCCGAGGAGTTGATGGGCCTCGCCCAGGCGGGCACAGACCGCGTCACCGCCATCGCCACCGTGGCCGCGGGTCGCGTGGCACTGGCCACGGCGGCGCCGGATTCGGTCGACCTGCTCGAACGCGGCGCGGAGCTGTTCGGCCGGTTGCGCATGCCGTACGAGGAGGCGCGGGCCCGGCTCGAGCTCGCAACCGCGCTGCGCAGCCGGAACGGGGTGCTCGCGGTTGTGCAGGCCCGGTCCGCGCTCAAGGGGTTCGAGCGGCTGGGGGCGCGCCATGAGGCCGACCGGGCCGCGGCCATGCTGCGCGACCTGGGCGTGCGGGGCCGCACCGGCCCGAAGGACCTCGGCCTGCTGACCGAGCGGGAGCAAGAGGTGCTGCGCCTGCTCGCCCGCGGGCTCACCAATCGGGAGATCGGCGCCCGGCTCTTCCTGAGCGCCAAGACAGTCGAACACCACGTCGGCGCCGTGCTGCGCAAACTCGGTGTGAAGACCCGAACCGAAGCGGCCGCCGCCCTCTCCCGCGTCGAGGGCGGCGAATAG
- a CDS encoding alpha/beta fold hydrolase: protein MKTTSTSIPVGDIEVACTVVGDGTPLVVIHGAVGLGATYMRALDSWADEFQLVYYDQRGSGATPLGDPARVSFAGAIEDLDGLRAALGVDRVNLVGHSAGAILAALYAGTRPESTSSVVLLNPGPPLNPDLFQAFQQEMASRRTPEDNAARMAIEASPRFQQGDPEALERHQLNTFIPFFRDRATVDTVSLGFTEITAANVQAAPQRMIGSVGALDPMGTFARVQCPALVVHSELDPLPVEWAHALVDTIPGADYVLLEGASHFAHIEDAGRLANAVLPWLAKHAE from the coding sequence ATGAAGACGACATCCACGTCCATCCCCGTCGGCGACATCGAGGTCGCGTGCACGGTGGTCGGAGACGGCACGCCGCTGGTCGTGATCCACGGCGCGGTCGGTCTCGGCGCGACGTACATGCGTGCCCTGGACAGCTGGGCCGACGAGTTCCAGCTCGTCTACTACGACCAGCGCGGCAGCGGCGCCACCCCGCTGGGCGACCCGGCGAGAGTGTCCTTCGCCGGGGCGATCGAAGACCTGGACGGACTCCGGGCCGCGCTCGGCGTCGACCGCGTCAACCTGGTCGGCCACTCCGCGGGCGCCATCCTCGCCGCCCTCTACGCGGGCACCCGTCCCGAGTCCACCTCGTCAGTCGTCCTGCTCAACCCTGGTCCGCCGCTCAACCCGGACCTGTTCCAGGCGTTCCAGCAGGAGATGGCCTCCCGTCGGACCCCCGAGGACAACGCGGCCAGGATGGCCATCGAGGCGTCACCGCGGTTCCAGCAGGGAGACCCGGAAGCCCTGGAGCGCCACCAGCTCAACACCTTCATCCCGTTCTTCCGCGACCGTGCCACCGTCGACACCGTGTCCCTCGGATTCACCGAGATCACCGCGGCCAACGTGCAGGCGGCGCCCCAACGCATGATCGGATCGGTCGGCGCACTCGATCCCATGGGCACGTTCGCCCGCGTCCAGTGCCCCGCGCTGGTGGTGCATTCGGAGCTGGACCCGCTGCCGGTCGAATGGGCGCACGCGCTCGTCGACACCATTCCCGGTGCGGACTACGTCCTGCTCGAAGGCGCGAGCCACTTCGCCCACATCGAGGATGCGGGCAGGCTGGCCAACGCCGTGCTGCCGTGGCTGGCCAAGCACGCCGAATGA